A portion of the Chondrinema litorale genome contains these proteins:
- a CDS encoding PAS domain-containing sensor histidine kinase, with product MNGVVVKTVKKILNIGVFINASDRERNLVRATNRDGIFTLLILIIYFTYTCIAASWGVFNIILLIALIATLSTFLLNYFGFIIVAQYIPSLAGYSMILLGGGSLGYESDIHLLFLLTYLRIFLNIKLLNKLSFYVLFIIPAICIVVLFLNNFNLFPYSLVQEKVDIREVSYLSQFITFTSILFFINMYVLNIGNQKKKLFKVQNELADLLKSSEEINQKLMFSQKELYDANTIQNLIFDNSYDAIFLAKSDTTILNCNSKAVELFEFDSKEDLIGNTGRSFQKHKALDPLGAEHRDTLEKGLTWTVDIEYKTKKGNEFWGNLALKPITIKDEKLLLARVTNVSTKKKSENKVNELKQFYLTTLENQQGLNLRVKKEQKGYRIILARGKFLEKYRTTFHKCEGKFLHEIFLGEDYIFRKQFLDKAWNGEICSYETSIPDTNIYYIVFLSPIYKDGEIYELVGSSVDITDIKLKDQKLTEQNKELKTLNEALDRFVYSSSHDLRAPIASCLGLIEIAKKENDLDNVKNYLDLKEQSLKRLDRFISDILDYSRNTRLPVKQELINVEELVKYTFDNYSYTPQFSKIEKIINVHGSNQFISDSYRLNVILNNLISNAIRYYNPYIENAYIKVDITVDELFLNLEVEDNGLGIEEKHLDNIFNMFYRATDKQSGSGLGLYIVKETVDKLNAQIRVKSKFGKGTNFTLRVPNIQLNESIII from the coding sequence ATGAATGGTGTTGTCGTTAAGACAGTAAAAAAGATTCTAAATATTGGTGTTTTTATCAATGCATCTGATCGAGAAAGGAATTTGGTAAGAGCAACAAACAGAGATGGCATTTTTACTTTGCTTATTTTAATTATATATTTTACTTATACTTGTATAGCGGCTTCTTGGGGAGTGTTTAACATTATTCTTCTTATCGCTTTAATAGCTACACTCTCTACCTTTCTTTTAAATTATTTCGGATTTATAATTGTCGCACAATACATTCCATCTTTAGCCGGCTATAGCATGATTTTGTTAGGTGGAGGGTCTTTGGGTTATGAAAGCGACATTCATTTATTATTCCTTCTTACTTATCTGCGAATTTTTTTAAATATAAAATTACTGAACAAACTAAGTTTTTATGTTCTGTTTATAATTCCAGCAATTTGTATAGTAGTATTATTCTTAAATAATTTCAATTTATTTCCTTACAGTTTAGTGCAAGAAAAGGTTGATATAAGAGAAGTGAGTTATCTAAGCCAATTTATTACTTTTACTAGCATACTGTTTTTTATTAACATGTACGTGTTAAACATTGGAAATCAGAAAAAGAAATTATTTAAAGTACAAAACGAATTAGCCGATTTGCTCAAAAGTTCAGAGGAAATAAACCAAAAACTGATGTTTTCTCAAAAAGAACTTTACGATGCTAATACAATTCAGAATTTAATTTTTGATAATAGTTATGATGCAATCTTTTTAGCAAAATCTGATACAACAATATTAAACTGTAATTCTAAAGCAGTTGAGCTTTTTGAGTTTGATAGTAAAGAAGACCTTATTGGTAATACAGGTAGGAGTTTTCAAAAACATAAAGCTTTAGACCCTTTAGGCGCTGAGCATAGAGATACATTAGAAAAGGGACTTACATGGACAGTCGACATTGAATACAAAACTAAAAAAGGAAATGAGTTTTGGGGTAATTTGGCGCTGAAGCCAATCACTATTAAAGATGAAAAACTATTATTAGCAAGGGTTACTAATGTATCTACTAAAAAGAAATCCGAAAATAAGGTAAATGAACTCAAGCAATTTTATTTAACTACACTTGAAAATCAACAAGGATTAAATCTAAGAGTTAAAAAAGAGCAAAAAGGTTATAGAATAATCTTAGCTAGGGGGAAATTTTTAGAAAAATACAGAACTACTTTTCACAAGTGTGAAGGTAAGTTTCTGCATGAAATTTTTCTTGGTGAAGATTATATTTTTAGAAAGCAATTTCTTGATAAAGCATGGAATGGTGAAATTTGCTCTTATGAAACCTCTATACCTGATACTAATATTTACTATATTGTCTTTTTAAGCCCGATTTACAAAGATGGCGAAATTTATGAGTTGGTTGGTTCAAGTGTTGATATTACAGACATAAAGCTGAAAGATCAAAAATTAACGGAGCAGAATAAAGAACTAAAAACACTGAATGAAGCACTTGATCGGTTTGTTTATAGTTCTTCGCATGACCTTAGAGCACCAATAGCATCGTGTCTTGGTTTGATAGAAATTGCCAAGAAAGAAAACGATTTGGATAATGTAAAAAATTATCTCGATCTAAAAGAACAATCATTAAAAAGGTTAGATCGATTTATAAGTGATATTCTGGATTACTCAAGAAATACGAGATTACCAGTAAAGCAGGAGTTAATTAATGTAGAGGAGTTAGTAAAATATACTTTTGATAATTACTCTTATACTCCACAATTCTCTAAAATCGAAAAGATTATTAATGTGCATGGTAGTAACCAGTTTATATCTGATAGCTACAGATTAAATGTTATTTTAAATAATTTAATTTCTAATGCAATCCGCTACTACAATCCTTATATTGAAAATGCATATATTAAAGTAGATATAACAGTAGATGAGCTATTTCTAAATCTTGAGGTTGAAGATAATGGCTTAGGGATTGAAGAGAAGCACTTAGATAACATTTTTAACATGTTTTACAGAGCTACTGATAAACAGTCTGGCTCAGGTTTAGGGCTTTATATTGTTAAAGAAACGGTAGATAAGCTAAATGCTCAGATTCGTGTAAAATCTAAATTTGGAAAAGGAACAAATTTTACATTGAGGGTACCAAACATCCAGCTAAATGAGAGTATTATAATTTGA
- a CDS encoding PSP1 domain-containing protein, whose product MNSFDWLSNMELPAMGIAGSTRFDVMEVKFKGGRKEFYKNVNDLDVVTGDAIIVDAQNGHHLGYVSLQGELVRLQMMKKKVKNDDKIKGIIRQASEKDLEKFERVRQRELPTLYRTRAIINKMDLKMKLSDVEFQADNSKATFYYSADDRVDFRELIKVIASEFKIRVEMRQISLRQEASRIGGIGSCGRELCCSTWLTEFKSVSTGAARYQNLSLNPVKLSGQCGRLKCCLNYELETYLDALVDIPKVETPVILQKGKASLQKVDIFKKIMWFCYERESNWFPLEIATVNAILKRNKEGKAYDLFVEETVIQEAIDFSTNILEKNTNTVAETNNASKAKRKRKKRRKKKSPSNKNNNSST is encoded by the coding sequence ATGAATTCCTTTGATTGGCTTTCTAATATGGAATTGCCTGCTATGGGAATTGCTGGTTCGACTAGGTTTGATGTAATGGAAGTGAAATTTAAAGGAGGTAGAAAGGAGTTTTATAAAAATGTAAATGATCTAGATGTTGTAACAGGAGATGCAATAATTGTTGATGCACAAAATGGTCATCATTTAGGATATGTTTCTTTACAAGGAGAGTTGGTGCGATTGCAGATGATGAAGAAAAAAGTAAAGAATGATGATAAAATTAAAGGAATTATCCGCCAAGCAAGTGAGAAAGATCTAGAAAAATTCGAGAGAGTTAGACAAAGAGAACTACCAACTTTATACAGAACAAGAGCTATAATTAATAAAATGGACCTTAAAATGAAACTTTCAGATGTAGAGTTTCAGGCAGATAACTCCAAGGCTACATTTTATTATTCTGCTGACGATAGAGTAGACTTTAGAGAACTTATTAAGGTGATTGCCAGTGAGTTCAAAATAAGGGTAGAAATGAGACAGATAAGTCTTAGGCAAGAAGCTAGCAGAATTGGAGGTATAGGTTCTTGTGGTAGAGAATTATGTTGCTCTACTTGGCTAACTGAGTTTAAAAGTGTTTCTACTGGAGCGGCTAGATACCAAAACCTTTCACTTAATCCTGTAAAGCTTTCGGGTCAGTGTGGTAGGTTAAAGTGCTGTTTAAACTACGAGTTAGAAACTTACCTCGATGCACTTGTAGATATACCTAAAGTTGAAACTCCTGTTATTTTGCAAAAAGGAAAAGCCTCATTGCAAAAAGTAGATATCTTCAAAAAAATTATGTGGTTTTGCTATGAGAGAGAGAGTAACTGGTTTCCGCTTGAGATTGCTACAGTTAATGCGATCTTAAAGAGAAACAAAGAGGGCAAAGCATATGATCTATTTGTTGAAGAAACAGTAATACAGGAAGCAATAGATTTTAGCACAAATATTCTAGAAAAGAATACAAACACAGTTGCTGAAACTAACAATGCTTCAAAAGCTAAGAGGAAAAGAAAAAAGCGTAGAAAAAAGAAAAGTCCTTCAAATAAGAATAATAATAGTTCAACTTAA
- a CDS encoding exo-beta-N-acetylmuramidase NamZ family protein has translation MKHPLIINVSNILKNHFYKISFIFISVLWLTPSCTPGNAISNQVSDPANKSVKTGIEVLRDNQFKILKGKKVGLITNATGVDSNLKSTVDILFEAENVQLKALYGPEHGVRGNHTAGEWVEQYTDESTGLPVYSLYGKNRKPNAEMLKDIDVLIYDIQDIGCRSYTFISTMGLAMEAAAENNKEFLVLDRPNPIGGNRIEGNIVEEGYQSFVSQYKIPYLYGLTCGELAHFLNEEQMLSNKEKCNLQVVEMEGWERNMSFEETGLEWVPTSPHIPHKDSPYYYPATGIIGELYTISIGVGYTIPFETFAAEWIKGSELANKLNSYNLAGVKFRPLSFKPYYSSMKGVNLEGVQIHITDFEAVSLSEIQFYFFQAHNELYPDKNLFELCDESRWSMFDKVCGTSKIRENLMNNGSFEKIKWYWNKDVDTFREVSKAYHLYL, from the coding sequence ATGAAACACCCTTTAATTATCAATGTTTCCAATATCCTTAAAAACCATTTCTACAAAATATCATTCATTTTTATCTCAGTTTTATGGCTAACTCCCTCCTGTACTCCAGGAAATGCCATTAGCAATCAAGTAAGTGACCCTGCTAATAAAAGTGTTAAAACAGGTATTGAGGTTTTAAGAGATAATCAGTTCAAAATTCTTAAAGGAAAGAAAGTGGGTTTGATTACAAATGCAACTGGAGTTGATAGTAATCTTAAATCTACTGTAGACATCTTATTTGAAGCAGAGAATGTACAACTAAAAGCACTTTACGGACCAGAACATGGTGTAAGGGGTAATCATACAGCGGGTGAATGGGTAGAGCAATATACAGATGAAAGCACTGGCTTACCAGTATATTCTCTTTATGGTAAAAACAGAAAGCCCAATGCAGAAATGCTCAAAGATATTGATGTGCTAATTTATGATATACAAGATATCGGTTGTCGATCTTATACTTTTATTAGCACAATGGGATTGGCGATGGAAGCGGCTGCCGAGAACAATAAAGAGTTTTTAGTTTTAGACCGCCCAAATCCAATTGGTGGAAATAGAATCGAAGGAAATATTGTTGAAGAAGGGTATCAATCATTTGTAAGCCAATATAAAATCCCTTACCTCTATGGACTTACTTGTGGCGAACTGGCTCACTTTCTTAATGAGGAGCAAATGTTAAGTAACAAGGAAAAATGCAATTTGCAAGTGGTAGAAATGGAAGGTTGGGAAAGAAACATGAGTTTTGAAGAAACAGGTCTTGAGTGGGTACCTACCTCGCCGCATATCCCCCATAAAGATTCTCCATACTATTATCCAGCTACAGGAATAATTGGCGAATTATATACTATTTCAATTGGTGTGGGATATACTATTCCATTTGAAACTTTTGCAGCTGAATGGATAAAAGGAAGTGAACTCGCAAATAAATTAAACTCATACAATCTGGCAGGAGTAAAATTTAGACCATTAAGCTTTAAACCATATTATAGCTCGATGAAAGGGGTAAACTTGGAAGGTGTGCAAATCCATATTACTGACTTTGAAGCTGTAAGCCTCTCTGAAATTCAATTCTATTTCTTTCAAGCACACAATGAACTGTATCCTGATAAAAATTTATTCGAATTATGTGATGAAAGTAGATGGAGTATGTTTGATAAAGTTTGTGGTACGAGTAAAATTCGTGAAAATTTAATGAACAATGGCAGCTTTGAAAAGATTAAATGGTATTGGAATAAAGATGTTGATACTTTTAGAGAGGTATCAAAAGCATATCATTTATATCTTTAA
- a CDS encoding GatB/YqeY domain-containing protein, which produces MSLKEKVEAEMKTAMKAKDKQSLQALRGIKSMILLAETEKGKSEGGLSEAAEIQLLSKAAKQRRESAEIYQKEGREDLAEVEVAELKVIEKFLPEQLSDEEIAATIQEIVKQTGASSMKDMGKVMGMAQKKFAGKADNKKVAELVKASLS; this is translated from the coding sequence ATGAGCTTAAAAGAAAAAGTTGAAGCAGAAATGAAGACTGCTATGAAAGCTAAAGACAAACAAAGCCTTCAAGCATTAAGGGGAATTAAATCGATGATATTGCTTGCTGAAACTGAAAAAGGAAAATCGGAAGGTGGATTGAGCGAAGCTGCTGAAATTCAATTGTTAAGTAAAGCTGCTAAGCAAAGAAGAGAGTCGGCAGAGATTTATCAAAAGGAAGGCAGAGAAGATTTAGCTGAAGTTGAAGTGGCAGAATTAAAGGTTATAGAGAAGTTTCTTCCTGAGCAGCTTTCAGACGAAGAAATTGCTGCTACTATACAGGAGATTGTAAAGCAAACAGGCGCATCTTCTATGAAAGATATGGGAAAAGTAATGGGTATGGCGCAGAAGAAATTTGCTGGTAAAGCAGATAATAAAAAAGTAGCAGAACTTGTAAAAGCATCATTGTCTTAA
- a CDS encoding mechanosensitive ion channel family protein: protein MQELSVDEIGGKITTGYDLIKSKLEFWITSFFENLPNFFAAIIIFVIFWQLARLARNGANKFLERFIKNETILKLFSTAVFYFILFEGLFVALSTMKLDTYITQLLAGAGILGLALSFAFQSIATNIISGIIIAATRPLQIYDLVETNGFMGTVDEIGLRIIKLKTFDGQDVYIPSKEILEQPLKNYGSTPTRRLYLSVGVSYGENLERVRKITLESIKDIPHLQDGQQPLFSYASFDDSSITFDLYLWLKSSDQTNYLYARSEIIIAIKKAYDANDITIPFPIRTLDFGIKGGKQLDEVVINNKA, encoded by the coding sequence ATGCAAGAACTAAGCGTTGATGAAATAGGTGGTAAAATTACAACTGGATACGACCTAATAAAAAGCAAACTTGAATTTTGGATTACAAGCTTCTTTGAAAATTTACCCAACTTTTTTGCGGCTATTATCATTTTTGTCATCTTCTGGCAGCTAGCTCGGCTTGCCAGAAATGGAGCAAATAAGTTTCTAGAAAGATTCATCAAGAACGAAACAATATTAAAACTCTTTTCAACTGCTGTATTCTATTTCATTCTGTTTGAGGGTTTGTTTGTAGCACTTTCTACAATGAAGTTAGACACCTACATTACTCAGTTACTTGCTGGTGCTGGTATATTAGGTTTGGCTCTTAGTTTTGCATTTCAGAGTATTGCCACAAATATTATCTCTGGTATTATTATCGCAGCAACACGCCCTCTTCAGATTTATGATTTGGTTGAAACCAATGGATTTATGGGCACCGTAGACGAAATTGGTTTAAGAATTATCAAGCTTAAAACTTTTGATGGTCAAGATGTTTATATTCCTTCAAAAGAAATTTTAGAGCAACCTCTTAAAAACTATGGATCTACACCTACAAGAAGATTGTATCTTTCTGTTGGTGTTTCTTATGGCGAAAATTTAGAAAGAGTAAGAAAAATTACTTTAGAATCTATTAAAGATATTCCTCATCTTCAAGATGGTCAGCAACCACTTTTTTCTTATGCTAGTTTTGATGACAGCTCTATTACTTTTGACCTATACCTGTGGCTAAAATCGTCTGATCAAACAAATTATTTATATGCCCGAAGTGAAATAATTATTGCAATTAAAAAGGCTTATGATGCGAATGATATCACTATTCCGTTCCCGATAAGAACACTAGATTTTGGTATAAAAGGAGGAAAACAATTAGACGAAGTGGTTATAAACAACAAAGCTTAA
- a CDS encoding ABC transporter ATP-binding protein, producing the protein MLDTTSQNHTSKKDEKHIILSVRNLTVEFAAEDGVVHAVNNVSFDLYKGETLGIVGESGSGKSVTSMSLLSLIQDPGKITHGEIIFHSKEYGKIDLLQISKKQMRSLRGDEIAMIFQEPMSSLNPVYTCGNQVMETLLLHDKLSRKEAKNRTIEIFRKVKIPKPELTFNKYPHELSGGQLQRVMIAMALTCKPSILIADEPTTALDVTVQSRILEIMQELRYDQNTSTIFITHDLGVVAEVADRVIVMYKGNVIESGSVWDIYSKPSHPYTKGLIACRPRLELKLKVLPTVTDFMITDTEGFISSISNAKFNSVGEALLNNYQSEEEHRAITLKKLEQKPILEIKNLSTEYISKNGIFGRKTRVTKAVDNVSFEVYPGETLGLVGGSGCGKTTLGKSIIRLIEPSTGEIIFNNQKLRDLSSRQLRAIRKDIQIIFQDPYASLNPRISIGEAIVEPMRVHKLYDNDKERKEKAIELLELVNLSATYFHRYPHEFSGGQRQRICIARALALNPKFIICDESVSALDVSVQAQVLNLLNRLKEKFNLTFIFISHDLAVVKFIADRILVMNKGKIEEINYSEDIYNKPQSEYTKELINSIPKGNLEDIRKAMMRRKIQDQNKNNESKLSA; encoded by the coding sequence ATGTTAGATACGACATCGCAAAATCACACTTCTAAAAAAGACGAGAAACACATTATTTTATCAGTAAGAAATTTAACAGTTGAATTTGCTGCTGAAGATGGTGTAGTACATGCCGTTAACAATGTGAGTTTCGATTTATACAAGGGAGAAACACTCGGTATTGTAGGTGAATCAGGTTCTGGAAAATCGGTTACATCTATGTCGCTTTTAAGTCTGATTCAGGATCCAGGAAAAATCACGCATGGCGAAATTATTTTCCACTCGAAAGAATATGGAAAAATAGACCTTTTGCAGATTTCTAAAAAGCAAATGCGTTCGTTAAGGGGTGATGAAATAGCAATGATTTTTCAAGAACCAATGTCCTCTTTAAACCCTGTTTATACTTGTGGTAATCAGGTAATGGAAACACTATTACTACATGATAAATTAAGCAGAAAAGAGGCAAAAAATCGCACTATTGAAATATTTAGAAAAGTTAAAATACCTAAACCTGAGTTAACTTTTAATAAATATCCGCATGAACTTTCTGGTGGTCAATTACAGAGGGTAATGATTGCCATGGCACTTACCTGTAAACCTTCTATATTAATTGCAGATGAGCCTACTACAGCTTTAGATGTTACTGTACAATCGAGAATTTTGGAGATAATGCAAGAGTTGAGGTACGACCAAAATACCTCTACAATCTTTATTACACATGATTTAGGAGTTGTTGCAGAAGTTGCAGATAGAGTAATTGTAATGTACAAAGGTAATGTGATAGAATCTGGTAGTGTTTGGGATATTTACTCTAAACCAAGTCATCCATATACAAAAGGTTTAATTGCTTGCCGCCCAAGACTTGAACTCAAGTTAAAAGTATTACCAACAGTAACTGACTTTATGATAACAGATACTGAAGGGTTCATCTCCAGTATTTCAAATGCCAAGTTCAACTCTGTGGGAGAAGCATTGCTTAACAACTATCAGTCGGAAGAAGAGCACAGGGCAATTACATTAAAGAAACTCGAACAAAAACCTATTCTGGAAATTAAAAACCTAAGTACAGAATATATTTCTAAGAATGGAATATTTGGGAGAAAAACAAGGGTTACTAAGGCGGTAGATAATGTTAGTTTTGAAGTTTACCCAGGAGAAACTCTTGGTTTAGTTGGAGGCTCGGGTTGTGGTAAAACAACTTTAGGCAAAAGCATAATAAGATTGATTGAACCCTCTACCGGAGAAATTATCTTTAACAACCAAAAACTAAGAGATTTAAGTAGCAGACAATTGAGGGCAATAAGAAAAGACATTCAAATAATTTTCCAAGATCCATACGCATCACTTAATCCAAGAATTAGCATTGGAGAAGCAATCGTAGAACCAATGCGCGTACATAAATTATACGATAACGATAAAGAGCGCAAAGAAAAAGCTATAGAATTATTAGAGCTTGTAAACCTTAGTGCTACATATTTTCATAGATATCCGCATGAGTTTTCTGGAGGCCAAAGGCAAAGAATCTGTATTGCCAGAGCTTTGGCTCTTAATCCAAAGTTTATTATTTGTGACGAATCTGTTTCTGCTTTAGATGTTTCTGTACAAGCGCAAGTATTAAACCTTCTAAATAGATTAAAAGAGAAGTTTAACCTTACATTTATCTTTATATCTCACGACCTTGCAGTAGTAAAATTTATCGCTGATAGAATTTTAGTAATGAACAAAGGCAAGATCGAAGAAATCAATTATTCAGAAGATATTTATAATAAACCGCAATCGGAGTATACCAAAGAACTCATCAATTCAATACCAAAAGGTAATCTTGAAGATATTAGAAAAGCAATGATGCGTAGGAAAATTCAAGACCAGAATAAAAACAATGAGTCCAAACTCTCAGCCTGA
- a CDS encoding CvpA family protein: MEFLLVINPVDILAQISGKGVESYFSSYVRVVDIILAFFILWGAYKGYQKGFIVEFVSILVFIFGILIIFFAITYLFVSADNAVGKSPKLAKFLFFIFFYVIGSLSLNKLGRFLQGRLDYSVFDSLDNFASMILGAAKYAVFLSIFIGLLDAAGLRLSKEVVADAKLYPMLLNLQVWLVDVGKTLAPSIGEMHQHILDMLSE, from the coding sequence GTGGAATTTCTTTTGGTTATAAATCCGGTAGATATTTTAGCGCAGATTTCAGGTAAAGGTGTTGAAAGTTATTTTTCTTCCTATGTGAGGGTAGTTGATATTATCCTTGCTTTTTTTATTTTGTGGGGTGCTTATAAAGGTTACCAAAAAGGATTTATTGTTGAGTTTGTCTCTATTCTTGTCTTTATTTTTGGTATTCTTATCATATTTTTTGCCATTACATATCTATTCGTCAGTGCTGATAATGCTGTGGGGAAATCTCCCAAACTGGCAAAGTTTCTATTCTTTATATTCTTCTATGTAATTGGCTCACTTTCTCTCAATAAGTTAGGTCGGTTTTTACAAGGTAGGTTAGATTATTCGGTATTTGATAGCCTTGATAATTTTGCTTCAATGATATTAGGAGCCGCAAAATATGCTGTATTCTTAAGTATTTTTATTGGTTTATTAGATGCTGCTGGACTCAGGTTATCTAAAGAAGTAGTGGCCGATGCCAAATTGTACCCAATGCTTCTCAACCTACAAGTTTGGTTGGTAGATGTCGGTAAAACACTAGCTCCAAGTATTGGTGAAATGCATCAGCATATTTTGGATATGTTATCTGAGTAA
- a CDS encoding pyridoxine 5'-phosphate synthase, with protein MTRLSVNINKIATLRNARGGNNPDLIQVAKDCERFGAEGITVHPRPDERHIRYNDVIKLKEIVTTEFNIEGNPQDKFMNLVLMVKPEQATLVPDGINAITSNAGWDTIKNESFLTQIITELKNNGIRSSIFVDPIPEIIEGAAKIGTDRIELYTEPYAAQYPSDKEQSIKSYVEAATLAHELGLEINAGHDLSLENLKYFKENIPNLAEVSIGHALICDAIYLGLENTIQLYKRQLI; from the coding sequence ATGACCAGACTAAGCGTAAATATCAACAAAATTGCTACTCTTCGAAATGCAAGAGGGGGAAATAATCCAGATTTAATACAAGTAGCCAAAGACTGTGAACGCTTTGGAGCAGAAGGTATAACTGTGCACCCAAGGCCCGATGAAAGACATATTAGATATAATGATGTAATTAAGCTCAAAGAAATTGTAACTACTGAATTTAATATAGAGGGCAACCCTCAAGATAAATTTATGAATCTGGTTTTAATGGTAAAGCCTGAGCAGGCTACATTGGTACCAGATGGTATTAATGCCATTACCTCAAACGCTGGCTGGGACACCATAAAAAACGAATCTTTTTTAACACAAATAATTACTGAGCTAAAAAATAACGGCATCAGATCTTCCATTTTTGTGGATCCTATACCCGAAATAATTGAAGGAGCGGCAAAAATTGGTACAGATAGAATAGAACTTTATACAGAGCCTTATGCTGCCCAGTATCCATCCGATAAAGAACAGTCTATTAAATCTTATGTTGAAGCTGCTACATTGGCTCACGAATTAGGTTTAGAGATTAATGCTGGTCACGATTTAAGCTTGGAAAATCTTAAGTATTTCAAAGAGAATATTCCAAATCTAGCTGAAGTATCTATTGGTCATGCACTTATTTGTGATGCTATTTACTTAGGATTAGAAAACACGATACAATTGTACAAAAGGCAGTTAATTTAA
- a CDS encoding gliding motility lipoprotein GldH: MHNTFAFNLFKYFISKLKIIQLVRDFRNFLIYTSLLFFLFSCTSNAVYEDYEDIPDNEWAFQNPVSFEFVIDDANTVYSVDYYVRNTLDYPFNNLYINYSLENAKGDTLRSSRHESILFDQSTGKPFGKTAGDYYDHEFALFPEFTFPDTGTYKFTMKQYMRVDTLQYIYAAGLKVAKVQPE; the protein is encoded by the coding sequence ATGCATAATACATTTGCATTTAACTTGTTTAAATACTTTATAAGTAAGCTTAAAATTATCCAATTAGTGAGGGATTTCAGGAATTTTTTAATTTATACAAGTCTTCTATTTTTTCTTTTTTCCTGTACAAGTAATGCTGTTTACGAGGATTACGAAGACATACCAGATAACGAATGGGCTTTTCAAAACCCTGTTTCATTTGAGTTTGTAATTGATGATGCTAATACAGTGTATAGTGTAGATTATTATGTGCGTAATACACTGGATTATCCATTTAATAACCTCTATATCAACTATAGTCTTGAGAATGCTAAAGGTGATACTTTAAGAAGTAGCAGACACGAGAGTATTTTGTTTGATCAATCAACAGGTAAGCCATTTGGTAAAACAGCAGGAGATTATTACGATCATGAATTTGCATTATTTCCTGAGTTTACATTTCCAGATACAGGAACATATAAATTTACAATGAAGCAGTATATGAGGGTAGATACATTACAATATATCTATGCTGCGGGCTTAAAAGTTGCCAAAGTTCAGCCTGAATAA